Proteins encoded by one window of bacterium:
- a CDS encoding PKD domain-containing protein, protein MYKKFIKILVTLFFVVNLPSFAQKENKMVGEKDTREFKIFQFPRNQIPRIDGKTDDWDIVPPEYTYGMEHIKDIIKGKPNDPKVFDMNMTVGWVKGLNRLYFKYEAYDSYWDFGRVDSRTAKGYMNDLLEIVVDGARAGGNLISNPLIPNRVESYMNNAGSRAQNYHIFTPPVDGEWTIVWGCQPWIKEFPYANYAYSYDFKHGEPGKLIFEFYITVFDHASYDGPEYSIESKFEENKTIGLTWMVLDFKGEKVKGYDAFYSLTQVGHSGERPQPWCQASDALPFKLMPLEKQFRKPVEADWTFKVVDMANRKVAFLDRSYGNITSWKWYFGDGTTSTEQNPIHTYAKPGTTYVVLLEVSGPDGQDKKARYWDVMIK, encoded by the coding sequence ATGTATAAAAAATTTATTAAGATTTTAGTAACTCTTTTTTTTGTTGTAAACTTACCATCTTTTGCACAAAAGGAGAATAAAATGGTTGGAGAAAAAGATACCCGTGAATTCAAAATATTTCAGTTCCCTCGTAACCAGATCCCTCGTATTGATGGAAAAACAGATGACTGGGATATAGTGCCACCTGAATATACTTATGGAATGGAACATATAAAAGATATTATTAAAGGTAAACCTAACGACCCAAAAGTTTTTGATATGAATATGACTGTCGGTTGGGTAAAAGGGTTAAATAGACTCTATTTCAAATATGAAGCCTACGATAGTTATTGGGATTTTGGTAGGGTGGACTCAAGAACAGCAAAAGGGTATATGAACGATTTACTCGAGATAGTAGTTGATGGTGCAAGAGCTGGAGGAAACTTGATTTCAAACCCGCTAATCCCAAACAGAGTAGAATCTTATATGAACAATGCCGGTAGCAGGGCTCAAAATTATCACATATTCACACCGCCTGTTGATGGTGAATGGACTATTGTGTGGGGTTGCCAACCTTGGATAAAAGAGTTCCCTTACGCAAATTACGCATACTCTTACGATTTTAAACATGGGGAACCGGGAAAACTAATTTTTGAATTTTACATAACAGTATTTGACCACGCTTCCTACGACGGACCAGAATATAGTATTGAATCAAAATTTGAAGAAAATAAAACAATAGGTCTTACCTGGATGGTACTTGATTTCAAAGGTGAAAAAGTTAAAGGGTATGACGCATTCTACTCTTTAACACAGGTTGGGCATTCAGGAGAAAGACCTCAACCTTGGTGCCAAGCCTCCGACGCTCTTCCTTTTAAATTGATGCCTCTGGAAAAACAGTTCCGTAAACCAGTTGAAGCCGATTGGACCTTTAAAGTAGTGGATATGGCGAACCGTAAAGTAGCTTTCCTTGACCGTTCTTACGGAAACATTACTTCTTGGAAATGGTATTTTGGAGACGGTACAACCTCTACTGAACAGAACCCAATACATACATACGCAAAACCCGGTACAACTTATGTTGTTCTTCTGGAAGTATCAGGACCAGACGGGCAAGATAAGAAAGCCCGTTACTGGGATGTAATGATAAAGTAA
- a CDS encoding DUF1559 domain-containing protein gives MLLPALAKAKERANRAVCITNLKQLGLALHIYAQDWGGWFPILEERTGQNVRSKTNRSLALLTGQTDPVNSEDEPSPELETPPYITDTKLFVCPSSMAEPNTAIPGMLVSPWDSRGQSHSAYPDRYKGSCSYAYAYGLNLQTHPDTAIMADTKAHNSTYAWPHLRLYYYFNHSLHGVNVLYVGGNVRWVDTIPSSSTSYRTLPQEPFPNCKTGNDYTLRDLYQEY, from the coding sequence ATGCTTCTACCTGCCCTTGCAAAAGCAAAAGAAAGGGCAAATAGAGCAGTCTGCATAACCAACCTTAAACAACTTGGATTGGCTTTACATATTTATGCACAGGATTGGGGAGGATGGTTCCCCATACTTGAAGAAAGAACAGGGCAAAATGTGCGTTCCAAAACAAACAGGTCTCTTGCTCTGCTTACAGGACAGACCGACCCTGTCAACTCTGAAGATGAACCAAGTCCAGAACTGGAGACCCCACCGTATATCACAGACACCAAACTTTTTGTATGTCCGAGCTCAATGGCTGAACCAAATACCGCTATACCAGGTATGCTTGTTAGTCCTTGGGATAGCCGTGGTCAATCTCATAGTGCTTACCCAGACAGGTACAAAGGTAGTTGTTCTTATGCATACGCGTACGGATTAAATCTACAGACACATCCAGATACTGCAATAATGGCAGACACAAAAGCGCATAATTCTACTTATGCTTGGCCACATTTGAGACTTTACTATTACTTTAACCACAGTCTTCACGGAGTAAACGTGTTATACGTTGGAGGGAACGTCAGATGGGTAGATACTATCCCGTCAAGTTCTACTTCTTACAGAACTTTGCCACAAGAACCTTTCCCAAATTGTAAAACTGGCAATGACTACACGTTAAGAGACCTATACCAAGAATATTGA
- a CDS encoding prepilin-type N-terminal cleavage/methylation domain-containing protein, translating into MRERKNTGFTLIELLVVIAIIAILAAMLLPALSKARARAKASVCMNNLKQIGIGLHLYANDFDGYMPLRLYTAFQAPAYYYEGDLRSYINPELVVCPSAKPYQLDKNKYRATYARRYDSMAYYDTSFLYIKNLQFQEDLWIVAEAYDINTSSSRLDHQYYSLSRDDHAHFRHANLMNMLFVDGHVEAATPDRFIEATKRHTSSSQAKQWRVMYADGKKDILYW; encoded by the coding sequence ATGAGAGAAAGAAAAAATACAGGCTTTACTTTGATAGAACTTCTTGTTGTGATAGCCATAATAGCTATACTTGCGGCGATGTTGCTACCGGCTCTGTCAAAAGCAAGGGCAAGGGCGAAAGCCTCTGTATGTATGAACAACTTAAAACAGATAGGTATTGGCTTGCACTTATACGCAAATGATTTTGATGGCTATATGCCTCTGCGTTTGTATACTGCATTTCAAGCTCCTGCGTATTATTATGAAGGTGATTTAAGGTCATATATCAACCCTGAATTGGTGGTCTGTCCGTCTGCTAAACCTTACCAACTTGATAAGAATAAATACAGGGCTACTTATGCTCGAAGATATGATAGTATGGCATATTACGACACCAGTTTTCTTTATATTAAAAACCTTCAGTTTCAGGAAGATTTATGGATAGTTGCTGAAGCTTATGATATAAATACGAGTTCCTCAAGGTTGGACCATCAATATTATTCGTTAAGCAGGGACGACCATGCTCATTTCAGACACGCCAATTTAATGAATATGCTTTTTGTTGACGGGCATGTTGAGGCAGCAACACCTGACAGGTTTATTGAAGCAACCAAACGGCATACCTCTTCTTCGCAAGCAAAACAGTGGCGTGTTATGTACGCCGACGGAAAAAAAGATATACTCTATTGGTAA
- a CDS encoding DegT/DnrJ/EryC1/StrS family aminotransferase, giving the protein MAKLALNGGEKAVKDTSKVKLPVVSEKGIAAVVDLMRKGETSISASVGEFEKEFAQYIGVKYALASNSGTSSLHQSLFAVGVSAGDEVLVPSFTFTTSVSTILAARGIPVFCDVELDTHCIDPNDIEKKITSHTKAIMVVHVWGNPCNMEKIMAIAKKHNLAVIEDCSHAHGATWHGKKIGSIGDVAGFSLQGGKLMPAGEGGAFATNNIDFYERAIICGGGDKMSLIREESRAKKAVLALGFKHRPHPLGIAIAREHLKELDALNEIRDKNGKYFDDALADIPCVKPQKVLSDCRRVYAYHFGSYDSNLLEGISREVFLRALAAEGVSCGRIGYGKLHEAPFFEEDSIYYHECCLGRCPHSRRPEEFEKPDLPNTLKLREMAFMMAPRFETDYKVQLEQYIDAYHKVASAVDELKKYEKDNTEKLGPVDTSRKSVNPV; this is encoded by the coding sequence ATGGCTAAACTTGCTCTTAACGGAGGAGAAAAAGCAGTTAAAGATACTTCAAAAGTAAAGTTACCTGTGGTAAGCGAAAAAGGTATAGCAGCAGTTGTTGATTTAATGAGAAAAGGCGAAACTTCCATTTCTGCAAGCGTAGGCGAGTTTGAAAAAGAGTTTGCTCAATATATTGGAGTTAAGTATGCGTTGGCTTCTAACAGTGGAACTTCTTCACTTCATCAATCTCTTTTTGCTGTGGGAGTTTCAGCAGGAGACGAAGTTTTAGTACCTTCATTTACTTTTACCACAAGCGTTTCTACAATACTTGCAGCAAGAGGAATCCCTGTATTTTGTGATGTTGAACTTGACACCCATTGCATAGACCCAAACGATATTGAGAAAAAGATTACCTCACATACTAAAGCTATTATGGTTGTACACGTATGGGGAAACCCGTGTAATATGGAAAAGATAATGGCTATAGCAAAAAAACATAACCTTGCTGTTATCGAAGACTGTTCTCACGCCCACGGGGCAACCTGGCACGGTAAAAAAATTGGTTCTATTGGTGATGTTGCTGGTTTTAGTTTGCAGGGCGGTAAGTTGATGCCAGCAGGGGAAGGTGGCGCTTTTGCTACAAATAATATTGATTTCTATGAAAGGGCTATAATTTGTGGCGGTGGAGATAAGATGTCTTTAATTAGAGAAGAATCGAGGGCAAAAAAAGCTGTGTTGGCTCTTGGGTTTAAACATAGGCCTCACCCTCTTGGAATAGCCATAGCAAGAGAACACCTCAAAGAACTTGATGCCCTTAATGAAATTCGAGATAAGAACGGTAAATATTTTGATGATGCGTTAGCAGATATACCTTGCGTAAAACCTCAAAAGGTCTTATCTGATTGCAGAAGAGTTTATGCCTACCATTTTGGAAGTTATGACTCAAACCTTCTTGAAGGAATATCCAGAGAAGTCTTTTTAAGAGCCCTTGCAGCTGAAGGTGTTAGTTGTGGGCGCATTGGATACGGCAAACTTCACGAAGCACCTTTCTTTGAAGAAGACAGTATCTATTACCACGAATGTTGTCTTGGCAGGTGCCCACATAGCAGACGTCCTGAAGAGTTTGAAAAACCAGATTTGCCTAACACTCTAAAATTAAGAGAAATGGCATTTATGATGGCTCCAAGGTTTGAGACCGATTATAAGGTTCAACTTGAACAGTACATTGATGCCTACCATAAGGTTGCCTCTGCTGTAGATGAATTGAAGAAATACGAAAAAGATAATACAGAAAAACTGGGACCTGTTGATACAAGTAGAAAGAGTGTCAACCCTGTATAA